One window from the genome of Cryptomeria japonica chromosome 6, Sugi_1.0, whole genome shotgun sequence encodes:
- the LOC131051072 gene encoding uncharacterized protein LOC131051072 — translation MAVTREEEARGGEVDDEREEAAFARRSEARNTLKGCVEELRGLQDSLEAITEQVKVSRGSSHYDDLVQRKTDLVKQERVCLGNFERASDELVRIYRETESSFAPTIVTGVQGLQEGQIARINQMEIKLAEMERACFRKLVRRNNKIKRIFQKAAEANVWELED, via the exons ATGGCGGTTACTAGGGAAGAGGAAGCTAGGGGCGGAGAAGTGGATGACGAGAGGGAGGAAGCCGCTTTTGCGAGGCGATCAGAGGCGCGCAACACACTTAAAGGCTGTGTGGAGGAACTCAGAGGACTTCAGGACAGCCTCGAGGCTATAACAGAGCAGGTGAAAGTGAGCCGTGGGAGCTCTCACTACGACGACTTGGTCCAGAGAAAAACCGATTTGGTGAAGCAGGAAAGGGTATGTCTCGGAAATTTTGAAAGGGCGAGCGATGAACTCGTGCGCATCTATCGGGAGACAGAATCTTCCTTCGCCCCTACTATAGTTACAGGGGTGCAAGGCCTTCAGGAAGGGCAAATCGCTAGAATAAATCAGATGGAGATCAAATTGGCGGAGATGGAAAGGGCATGTTTCAGAAAACTCGTGCGGAGGAACAATAAAATCAAGCGCATCTTTCAGAAAGCAG CTGAAGCTAATGTTTGGGAGTTAGAAGATTGA